The Pseudomonadota bacterium sequence CCCTTATTGAAGGAAATATGGGATTATATGACGGTATTGACAGGAATGGAAACGGCAGTTCTGCCTATCTGGCAAGGCTGCTTCAAGTGCCCATTCTGCTCGTAATTGATACTGCCCGTATGACCAGAAGCGTAGCGGCATTGATTATGGGCTATCAGAGCTTTGAGCCCGACACCAGGATAGCGGGCATTATCCTCAACAACGTGTCGGGGTCAAGGCATGCAGGGAAACTCATCGATGCAGTTGAACAATACTGTAAAATACCGGTTTTGGGGACTATTCCGAGAGACATTGGCCTGAATATTTCAGAGAGACATCTGGGTCTTATACCCTTTCATGAAAATGCATCCAGCGCTTCAGCAATAGAATACATCTCGCGGAAAGCAGAAAAACACCTTGATATTGCCGGCATCCTGAAAATTGCGGCAGGCACAGGGGAAGGCTATCTCAATCATGGAAGGCAAAGTAAAGGCGTAAGCCCAGGGCCTTACGGGGTATGGGCGGCCTCTGAATCCCCTGTCCGGATCGGGGTGTTTCTTGACCGGGTTTTCAGCTTCTATTATCCGGAAAATCTTGAAGCCCTGACAAAGGGCGGAGCCAGGCTTGTCTTCATTGACTCCTTAAGAGACAGTACCCTGCCGGGAATTGACGCCCTTTACATCGGAGGAGGTTTCCCGGAATTCTACCTTGAGGAACTGGCGGCTAACAACGCTTTAATGGCAGAGATCGCACTCTCCATAGAAAGAGGGCTCCCTGTTTACGCAGAGTGCGCCGGTCTCATGTATCTGTGCAAAGGGATTCGTTCAAACAACAGACTTTATCCTATGGCCGGCCTTATCCCTTCCGTAATAGAGATATGCAAAAAACCTCAGGGACACGGTTATGTTGAAATTGAAGTCGTACAGGAAAACCAGTTTTTTCCGGTGGGAAAGGTTTTGCGCGGCCATGAGTTCCACCATTCAATGCTGACCGATACAGATGCGCTTGAATGCGCCTTTCATGTAAGAAGAGGCACCGGGATAGACGGCCTTAAGGATGGCATTATATATAAAAACCTCTTCGCGTCGTATACCCATCTCCATGCCCTTGGTACACCGGAATGGGCAGGTGCTTTTGTATCTTCCGCATTGCAATATAAGAATCGTACCCGGAATAGACATCCTGCCACAAACATCGGGGCATATATGTCAGAGACGGAAAAACCTTCGCGGCAAGCCGCAGGTTATTGGACCCAACAAGAATAGAACAGGAGGAATTATATGGCAAAGATTACGCTTGGCGGAGTAGAAGTCGAGACCGATGAAGATGGTTTTATCCAGGAACCGGACAAATGGAACGAGGATATAGCACAGGACATCGCAAAGATAGAGAATGCATATCCAATGACCGAGGAGCATTGGAAGGTTGTCAATTACCTGAGAGATTACTTCATAAAATATGAGATTGCCCCGCCTGTACGGATGCTGGTAAAGCAGACAGGCATAGATTTGAAGAAGATATATCAGCTTTTTCCGGGTGGACCGGCAAAGGGGGCATGCAAGATAGCAGGGCTTCCAAAACCCACAGGATGCGTGTGATTGAATATCTTCTTGGCCACCCTTACGTACTTTGCCTATATTTTCATCATTGGCATGTATACCATCAAGGCCGTGAAATATATCAGGATGCCTACACATCTCCGTTGGGAGCTATACCCTGTAGTGCATGAAGAACAATATCGTTATACCGGCTCATGTTTCGAGCACACGGATCGGCAAAAAGATATCCGCCGGAAGCATACATTGCGGCGCGTGCTGTTCCTGTTAAAAGAATACTTCACCCTCAGTGAATATTATAAAAGACATGCAAGTTATTGGTTTTTTTTGTACCTCTGGCACATCGGTTTCATGTTAATCATTACATTCCATATATTTTGTTTTTTTGGCGCAGTCTCTATGCTCTCCGGCATGACAATATCTCCCAATTCTTCAAATATTCCCGGCATTGTTTTCTACTACGCAATATTGTTCACCGGAGTTATAAGCTTCATTACCGGCACTTTGGGGAGCACGGGCTTATTCGTTAAAAGGATTATTGATAAAAACCTCAGTCTTTATGCCTCCCCTCTCAATTACTTTTCTTATGCCTTCACCCTAGTCATTTTTTTAAGCGGTATATATGCCTGGTTTTTTGTTGACCCCATGTTGTCCGAATACCGGGAATTCTGGAAGGGACTTATTACTTTGAATTTTATCAATGTGAAGCCGGGCGCAGCAGTGCATATCGTGCTTTTTAACCTGTTTTTGATATACCTCCCTTTTACCCGATCCATGCATTATATTACACGGTTCTTTGCCTTTTTCTTAATCAGATGGGATGATGAGCCAAACGTGCGGGGCAGCGTACTTGAGAAAAAACTGCAAGAACTTTTTGATCAAAAGATAACATGGTCGGCGCCACACATCGAATCCGGCAAGACATGGAAGGAAGCAACAAAACAATGAAGATAGAGGATATCGGCAAGCAAAGCAACCGGATGGTCAATATAAGTCCCGAAGACCTAATGCCCCTGCCCTACCCTTACAATAAACCAGATGATGAACCACCTTTCAAAGAACTCACGGGAGAGCAAAAGGACCGGTATGACACATCGCTTGACGGATTCCTCGCAATAGGCATACCGAAGCCGACAACCAAAGAGGAAGAGGATGCACTTGTCAAAAAATTCCTTTCAGGTCTTGAAAAACTCCTTTCAAAAGAAAATAACTGGACTTTCCTCCAGCCGCTTTTTCATTCCCTTGAATACTGTGTGAAATGCCAGATATGCAACGATTCCTGCCCGGCCTATATTGCAAGCGGGAAGAAGGAGATATACAGGCCTACCTATCGTCCGGAGGTACTAAGGCGGATTATAGAAAAATACATCAAAAAGAAGGGTAAATTCTTATCCTTCATAACAGGCAGCGATATTGAACTGAACTGGACACTTTTATCAAGGTTGGCTGAGCTTGCTTACAGATGTACCCTGTGCAGGAAATGCGCACAGGTATGCCCCCTCGGCGTGGATAACGGACTGATAAGCCGTGAGATCAGAAAGCTCTTCAGTCAGGAACTCGGTATTGCCCCAAGGGAGCTTCATGAACTCGGCACAATCCAGCAATTAAAAACCGGTTCTTCTACCGGCATCACCCCGAAGGCATTAAGCAATCTAATCAGTTTTATGGAAGACGAAATTGAAGAAATAGCCGGAAAGAGGATAAAAATCCCGGTTGATAAAAAAGGGGCGGAAATACTTCTTTTGCATAATGCAGGTGAGTTCATTGCATGGCCTGAAAATACAGAGGCATTTGCAATCATTTTTGATGCAGCGGGCATTGACTGGACACTCTCCAGTGAGGTCATGGGATATGATGCAGTCAATTACGGCGTCTGGTATGATGATATTCAGCTTGCACGTATTGCAATCCGACATGCTGAAGTTGCGAAAAGCCTGAAGGTTAAAAAGATTAATGTGGGGGAATGCGGCCATGCCCATAAGGCGATGATTGTAATTGCTGACAGGGTGCTGACAGGCGATCTCAACATCCCGAGGGAAAGCGCGCTGCCGCTCCTGGAAGAGATTGTGTGCAACGGAAAGTTAAGACTGGATCCGGCCAGGAATGATTTTCCCGTGACCCTTCATGACCCATGTAACATGGTAAGATTAATGGGGATTATGGAACCTCAGAGAAATATATTAAGGAAAATCTGCCCGCAGTTCAGGGAGATGGAGCCCCACGGTGTGGATAATTACTGTTGCGGGGGCGGAAGCGGATTTGCCATCATGCAGTCCATGAATTTCCCTGACTGGCGCAGTGCAGTCTCAGGCCGGATGAAGCTGAAACAGATTTTAGAGACATTTCAAGATGTTATTTCACCGGACGATAAAAAATATGTATGTGCCCCTTGCTCAAACTGCAAAGGACAGATACGAGAACTGTTCAACTATTATGATGTCAACGGGAAATGCGGCATTTTCTACGGCGGTCTGGTTGAATTAATAGTCAATGCCATGACTGATATCGAAAAACCGTTTATTGAATGGGCATGGCATTAAAGCATTAACATTCTGGAAGTCAGGCTGCACGGTTTCTGCCAGTAAGCCAAACATCCTTTCTGAAACAAACAAAGACTGAGTTTTCTATATCGTAGTTGCTTTCAAATGGTAACAAACGATAAACACAAATAAAGACCTTTGCTTAATTCAAGGTTATTTTTTGCATAATTGTTACTGTTTTTTTGTTACTTATTATTAGAAAATGATGCTATTATAATTAAAGTTCAAATATCTCCTTAAAAGGAGTGTTATATGAAGAAAAATCGCCTGAGTTTAACTATATTCTTTATTGTAACTCTAAGTGTATTTATGGTTTTCATGCACTCCCAAGCAAATGCACAGGGAAAATCCCAATCAAAAGCAGAAAACATATTTGTGGACTTAATATTGACTAGACCGTTGGGAATTGTAGCTTGCGCCTTTGGTACAGCCGGCACCATAATATCCTTGCCTTTTTTGGCTTTTAATCCAGACTTGGCGGCTCCGGTTGTGGACAATATGCTGACAAAACCGGGTGATTACACATTTATCAGACCCGTTGGGAATCTGGATAACAACTGGGACCGTAAATATATCAAAGTGCCCAATCCCATCATTCCTGAAAAGGAATAAACCCCTTA is a genomic window containing:
- the cobB gene encoding hydrogenobyrinic acid a,c-diamide synthase (glutamine-hydrolyzing); its protein translation is MKDKLLPRFMVAAPSGRSGKTVISIGLASVLTKQGYTVQPFKKGPDYIDPSWLSAASGNMCRNLDAFLMKKNVLLKSFEQASADANIALIEGNMGLYDGIDRNGNGSSAYLARLLQVPILLVIDTARMTRSVAALIMGYQSFEPDTRIAGIILNNVSGSRHAGKLIDAVEQYCKIPVLGTIPRDIGLNISERHLGLIPFHENASSASAIEYISRKAEKHLDIAGILKIAAGTGEGYLNHGRQSKGVSPGPYGVWAASESPVRIGVFLDRVFSFYYPENLEALTKGGARLVFIDSLRDSTLPGIDALYIGGGFPEFYLEELAANNALMAEIALSIERGLPVYAECAGLMYLCKGIRSNNRLYPMAGLIPSVIEICKKPQGHGYVEIEVVQENQFFPVGKVLRGHEFHHSMLTDTDALECAFHVRRGTGIDGLKDGIIYKNLFASYTHLHALGTPEWAGAFVSSALQYKNRTRNRHPATNIGAYMSETEKPSRQAAGYWTQQE
- a CDS encoding TusE/DsrC/DsvC family sulfur relay protein encodes the protein MAKITLGGVEVETDEDGFIQEPDKWNEDIAQDIAKIENAYPMTEEHWKVVNYLRDYFIKYEIAPPVRMLVKQTGIDLKKIYQLFPGGPAKGACKIAGLPKPTGCV
- a CDS encoding respiratory nitrate reductase subunit gamma, translating into MNIFLATLTYFAYIFIIGMYTIKAVKYIRMPTHLRWELYPVVHEEQYRYTGSCFEHTDRQKDIRRKHTLRRVLFLLKEYFTLSEYYKRHASYWFFLYLWHIGFMLIITFHIFCFFGAVSMLSGMTISPNSSNIPGIVFYYAILFTGVISFITGTLGSTGLFVKRIIDKNLSLYASPLNYFSYAFTLVIFLSGIYAWFFVDPMLSEYREFWKGLITLNFINVKPGAAVHIVLFNLFLIYLPFTRSMHYITRFFAFFLIRWDDEPNVRGSVLEKKLQELFDQKITWSAPHIESGKTWKEATKQ
- a CDS encoding (Fe-S)-binding protein; this translates as MKIEDIGKQSNRMVNISPEDLMPLPYPYNKPDDEPPFKELTGEQKDRYDTSLDGFLAIGIPKPTTKEEEDALVKKFLSGLEKLLSKENNWTFLQPLFHSLEYCVKCQICNDSCPAYIASGKKEIYRPTYRPEVLRRIIEKYIKKKGKFLSFITGSDIELNWTLLSRLAELAYRCTLCRKCAQVCPLGVDNGLISREIRKLFSQELGIAPRELHELGTIQQLKTGSSTGITPKALSNLISFMEDEIEEIAGKRIKIPVDKKGAEILLLHNAGEFIAWPENTEAFAIIFDAAGIDWTLSSEVMGYDAVNYGVWYDDIQLARIAIRHAEVAKSLKVKKINVGECGHAHKAMIVIADRVLTGDLNIPRESALPLLEEIVCNGKLRLDPARNDFPVTLHDPCNMVRLMGIMEPQRNILRKICPQFREMEPHGVDNYCCGGGSGFAIMQSMNFPDWRSAVSGRMKLKQILETFQDVISPDDKKYVCAPCSNCKGQIRELFNYYDVNGKCGIFYGGLVELIVNAMTDIEKPFIEWAWH